A genome region from Thermomonospora amylolytica includes the following:
- a CDS encoding ABC transporter ATP-binding protein: MAEVVLAGVGKVYPDGTRAVTDLNLDIADGEFLVLVGPSGCGKTTALRMVAGLEGISEGEIRIGDRVVNRVPSRDRDVAMVFQSYALYPHLSVRDNIGFGLSLRKVPKDEIRRKVEDAAARLGLTDHLDRKPRNLSGGQRQRVAMGRAIVREPQAFLMDEPLSNLDAKLRVQMRAEIARIQRDLGVTTIYVTHDQTEAMTLGDRVAVMKKGVLQQVAPPQELYDRPANLFVAGFIGSPAMNMLTGRLTGEGDALRVEFRGGQSLRVAPESLTARPALRSYLDRPVVVGIRPEDMEDAELAPGPEDARLTCVADLVEAMGSDVLVHFSVDADLVVTDDTRELARDAGADAPQQAAQGGAPLVARFSPRTRVKVGDPVAAQVDTARMHFFDPETGASIWDSAAPSPRKESE; encoded by the coding sequence GTGGCCGAGGTCGTCCTGGCAGGAGTCGGCAAGGTCTACCCCGACGGAACCCGGGCGGTCACCGACCTGAACCTCGACATCGCCGACGGGGAGTTCCTCGTGCTGGTGGGCCCGTCCGGCTGCGGCAAGACCACCGCGCTGCGGATGGTGGCCGGGCTGGAGGGCATCTCCGAGGGCGAGATCAGGATCGGCGACCGGGTCGTCAACCGGGTGCCCTCCCGTGACCGTGACGTGGCGATGGTGTTCCAGAGCTACGCGCTGTACCCGCACCTGTCGGTGCGCGACAACATCGGGTTCGGGCTGTCGCTGCGCAAGGTCCCCAAGGACGAGATCCGCCGGAAGGTCGAGGACGCCGCCGCGCGGCTGGGCCTGACCGACCACCTGGACCGCAAGCCCCGCAACCTGTCGGGCGGCCAGCGGCAGCGGGTCGCGATGGGCCGGGCGATCGTCCGCGAGCCGCAGGCGTTCCTGATGGACGAGCCGTTGTCCAACCTGGACGCCAAGCTGCGCGTGCAGATGCGCGCCGAGATCGCCCGTATCCAGCGCGACCTGGGCGTCACCACCATCTACGTCACCCACGACCAGACCGAGGCGATGACCCTCGGCGACCGGGTCGCGGTGATGAAGAAGGGCGTGCTGCAGCAGGTCGCGCCGCCGCAGGAGCTGTACGACCGGCCCGCCAACCTGTTCGTGGCCGGGTTCATCGGCTCCCCGGCGATGAACATGCTGACCGGCCGGCTGACCGGCGAGGGGGACGCGCTGCGGGTGGAGTTCCGCGGCGGCCAGTCCCTGCGGGTGGCGCCGGAGTCGCTGACCGCGCGCCCGGCGCTGCGCTCCTACCTGGACCGGCCGGTGGTCGTCGGGATCAGGCCGGAGGACATGGAGGACGCCGAGCTGGCCCCCGGGCCCGAGGACGCCCGGCTGACCTGCGTCGCCGACCTGGTCGAGGCGATGGGCTCCGACGTGCTGGTGCACTTCTCGGTGGACGCCGACCTGGTCGTCACCGACGACACCCGGGAACTGGCCCGTGACGCGGGCGCCGACGCGCCGCAGCAGGCGGCGCAGGGCGGTGCCCCGCTGGTCGCCCGGTTCAGCCCCCGTACCCGCGTCAAGGTCGGCGACCCGGTGGCGGCGCAGGTCGACACCGCGCGCATGCACTTCTTCGATCCCGAGACAGGCGCCTCGATCTGGGACTCGGCGGCGCCTTCCCCGAGGAAGGAATCCGAATGA
- a CDS encoding M24 family metallopeptidase has protein sequence MKPDVTTELYPPARLARVREATAEAGLGALLLTPGPDLRYATGYDAIQLERLTCLVVPADGDPFLVVPRLELAAAQASPAGALGVEMVPWEETDDPYALVARRLGGGIDAVGVADRMWAVMALRFRDAMPGARQVPAGRVMGRLRIRKSPAEVAALREAGAAIDRVHRQVPAMLKAGRTEREVGRDIAEAIVAEGHARVDFVIVGSGPNAASPHHELSDRVIRPGDPVVVDIGGTMPSGYCSDETRNYCVGEPPADYLAYYEVLRRAQEAACRAVRPGVTPEAVDAAAREIIAEAGYGEHFIHRTGHGIGLETHEDPYIVAGNTEPLEPGMAFSVEPGIYPGAHGARIEDIVVCTEDGFESMNHVDRDLVVVD, from the coding sequence ATGAAGCCGGATGTGACGACGGAGTTGTATCCGCCCGCCCGCCTCGCCCGCGTCCGCGAGGCCACCGCCGAGGCCGGGCTGGGGGCGCTGCTGCTGACCCCCGGCCCCGACCTGCGCTACGCGACGGGCTACGACGCGATTCAGCTGGAACGGCTGACCTGCCTGGTGGTCCCGGCCGACGGTGACCCGTTCCTGGTGGTGCCGCGGCTGGAGCTGGCCGCCGCGCAGGCCTCCCCGGCCGGCGCGCTCGGCGTGGAGATGGTGCCGTGGGAGGAGACCGACGACCCGTACGCGCTGGTGGCGCGGCGGCTGGGCGGCGGGATCGACGCGGTCGGGGTGGCCGACCGGATGTGGGCGGTGATGGCGCTGCGGTTCCGCGACGCGATGCCGGGGGCCCGGCAGGTGCCGGCGGGCCGGGTGATGGGCCGGCTGCGGATCCGCAAGAGCCCCGCCGAGGTGGCCGCGCTGCGCGAGGCCGGCGCGGCGATCGACCGGGTGCACCGCCAGGTGCCCGCCATGCTCAAGGCCGGCCGCACCGAACGGGAGGTCGGCCGCGACATCGCCGAGGCGATCGTGGCCGAGGGGCACGCCCGGGTGGACTTCGTGATCGTGGGGTCGGGCCCGAACGCCGCCAGCCCCCACCACGAGCTGTCGGACCGGGTGATCCGGCCGGGCGACCCGGTGGTGGTCGACATCGGCGGCACCATGCCCAGCGGCTACTGCTCCGACGAGACCCGCAACTACTGCGTCGGCGAGCCGCCCGCCGACTACCTGGCCTACTACGAGGTGCTGCGGCGCGCCCAGGAGGCGGCGTGCCGGGCGGTGCGGCCGGGGGTGACGCCGGAGGCGGTGGACGCCGCCGCCCGGGAGATCATCGCCGAGGCCGGGTACGGCGAGCACTTCATCCACCGCACCGGGCACGGCATCGGGCTGGAGACCCACGAGGACCCCTACATCGTGGCGGGCAACACCGAGCCGCTGGAGCCGGGCATGGCGTTCTCGGTGGAGCCGGGCATCTACCCGGGCGCGCACGGCGCGCGCATCGAGGACATCGTGGTGTGCACCGAGGACGGCTTCGAGAGCATGAACCACGTGGACCGCGACCTGGTCGTCGTGGACTGA
- a CDS encoding 5'-3' exonuclease, with protein MSALMLLDTPSLYFRAFFGVPESVTAPDGTPVNAVRGLVDMIARLVKDRAPARLVCCMDADWRPAFRVAALPSYKAHRVAEDGGDQTPDPLAAQLPIIDAVLDAVGLVRAGVPGYEADDVIGTLAARCAAEGGAVDIVTGDRDLFQLVDERGPVQVLYTARGIRNLQVMGEKEVAAKYGIPGRAYGDYATLRGDPSDGLPGVPGVGDKTAAALVTRFGSIEGILRALDEGVTDGFPAGSRLKLAAARDYLAAAETVVKVVTDIDAPELAELDDALPSAPRDPETLVALADEWNLGGPVNRLLNALAARA; from the coding sequence ATGAGTGCGCTGATGCTGCTCGACACGCCGTCGCTGTACTTCCGGGCGTTCTTCGGGGTGCCGGAGTCGGTGACCGCCCCGGACGGCACCCCGGTGAACGCGGTCCGCGGGCTGGTCGACATGATCGCCCGGCTGGTCAAGGACCGCGCCCCGGCCCGGCTGGTGTGCTGCATGGACGCCGACTGGCGGCCGGCGTTCCGGGTGGCGGCGCTGCCGTCGTACAAGGCGCACCGGGTCGCCGAGGACGGCGGGGACCAGACCCCCGACCCGCTGGCGGCGCAGCTGCCGATCATCGACGCGGTGCTGGACGCGGTGGGCCTGGTGCGCGCCGGGGTGCCCGGGTACGAGGCCGACGACGTGATCGGCACGCTGGCGGCGCGGTGCGCGGCCGAGGGCGGCGCGGTCGACATCGTCACCGGCGACCGGGACCTGTTCCAGCTGGTGGACGAGCGCGGCCCGGTGCAGGTGCTCTACACCGCGCGCGGCATCCGCAACCTGCAGGTGATGGGCGAGAAGGAGGTCGCCGCCAAGTACGGCATCCCCGGCCGCGCCTACGGCGACTACGCCACGCTGCGCGGCGACCCCAGCGACGGGCTGCCGGGCGTGCCGGGGGTGGGCGACAAGACCGCCGCCGCCCTGGTGACCCGGTTCGGGTCGATCGAGGGGATCCTCCGGGCGCTGGACGAGGGCGTCACCGACGGGTTCCCGGCGGGCAGCCGGCTGAAGCTGGCCGCGGCCCGCGACTATCTGGCCGCCGCCGAGACCGTGGTCAAGGTGGTCACCGACATCGACGCGCCCGAGCTGGCGGAGCTGGACGACGCGCTGCCGTCCGCGCCGCGCGACCCCGAGACGCTGGTGGCGCTGGCCGACGAGTGGAACCTGGGCGGCCCGGTCAACCGGCTGCTGAACGCGCTGGCGGCGCGGGCGTGA
- a CDS encoding DEAD/DEAH box helicase, which yields MNSPGTTPAERYAAHRARVRENGPALLDFQTLYDFELDPFQLEACRALEAGKGVLVAAPTGSGKTIVGEFAVHLALANRQKCFYTTPIKALSNQKYADLVRRYGPEKVGLLTGDNSVNGEAPIVVMTTEVLRNMLYAGSHTLAGLGFVVMDEVHYLADRFRGAVWEEVIIHVPDSVRIVALSATVSNAEEFGEWLQEVRGDTAVIVDEHRPVPLFQHMLVGNRLYDLFVDTGDPNDRPRINPQLRNIAVDEVRRAKINQGRRTGRKRVSRPPRFRPPARPDVIERLDRAGLLPAITFIFSRAGCDAAVMQCLYAGLRLTSREEAEEIRAHVELRTADIADEDLRVLGYDEWLDGLMRGIAAHHAGMLPTFKEVVEELFTRGLIKAVFATETLALGINMPARTVVIEKLDKWNGETHTDLTPGEYTQLTGRAGRRGIDVEGHAVVIWSPGMDPFAVAGLAGTRTYPLNSSFRPSYNMAVNLVGAVGRERARTLLEESFAQFQADRAVVGLARQVHKNTEALAGYAEAATCHLGDFMEYAALRRRLSDREAELARERGAARKAEAVRSLERLRPGDVIVVPAGRRAGLAVVIDPGLGKRSDGPAPLVLTAQRSVQRLSPLDFPQPVEPLERIRIPRSFNPRSPQQRRDLASTLRNKVPEPDLKAHRPRRGGGQAAGEDAEIARLRRELRQHPCHGCDEREDHARWAERYFRLERETESLRRRVEGRSQVIARTFDRVCGVLEQLGYLEGDTVTEEGRRLGRIYNELDLLTAESLRAGLWEDLDPAELAACVSALVYESRQPDDASAPRTPPGAARDALAAMVRLWGELDAIEKDNRVSFLREPDLGFAWTAHQWASGRPLDEVLLEADMTAGDFVRAVKQLIDLLGQVADAAPEDSRIRKVAGRAMDAMRRGVVAYSSVA from the coding sequence GATCGGGCAAGACCATCGTCGGGGAGTTCGCCGTCCACCTGGCGCTGGCGAACCGGCAGAAGTGCTTCTACACCACCCCGATCAAGGCGCTGTCCAACCAGAAGTACGCCGACCTGGTCCGCCGCTACGGCCCGGAGAAGGTCGGCCTGCTCACCGGTGACAACAGCGTCAACGGAGAGGCCCCGATCGTCGTCATGACGACCGAGGTGCTGCGCAACATGCTCTACGCCGGGTCGCACACCCTGGCGGGGCTGGGCTTCGTCGTCATGGACGAGGTGCACTACCTGGCCGACCGGTTCCGCGGCGCGGTGTGGGAGGAGGTCATCATCCACGTCCCGGACTCGGTCCGGATCGTGGCGCTGTCGGCCACCGTCTCCAACGCCGAGGAGTTCGGCGAGTGGCTGCAGGAGGTCCGCGGCGACACCGCGGTGATCGTCGACGAGCACCGGCCGGTGCCGCTGTTCCAGCACATGCTGGTCGGCAACCGGCTGTACGACCTGTTCGTCGACACCGGCGACCCGAACGACCGCCCCAGGATCAACCCGCAGCTGCGCAACATCGCGGTCGACGAGGTCCGCCGCGCCAAGATCAACCAGGGCCGGCGCACCGGCCGCAAACGGGTCTCCCGGCCGCCCCGGTTCCGCCCGCCGGCCCGCCCGGACGTGATCGAGCGGCTGGACCGGGCCGGGCTGCTGCCGGCGATCACGTTCATCTTCAGCCGGGCCGGCTGCGACGCGGCCGTCATGCAGTGCCTGTACGCGGGGCTGCGGCTGACCTCCCGCGAGGAGGCCGAGGAGATCCGCGCGCACGTCGAGCTGCGCACCGCCGACATCGCCGACGAGGACCTGCGGGTGCTCGGCTACGACGAGTGGCTGGACGGGCTGATGCGCGGGATCGCCGCCCACCACGCCGGGATGCTGCCGACCTTCAAGGAGGTCGTGGAGGAGCTGTTCACCCGCGGGCTGATCAAGGCGGTGTTCGCCACCGAGACGCTGGCGCTGGGCATCAACATGCCGGCCCGCACCGTGGTGATCGAGAAGCTCGACAAGTGGAACGGCGAGACCCACACCGACCTGACCCCCGGCGAGTACACCCAGCTCACCGGGCGGGCCGGGCGGCGCGGCATCGACGTGGAGGGCCACGCGGTGGTGATCTGGTCGCCCGGCATGGACCCGTTCGCGGTCGCCGGGCTGGCCGGCACCCGCACCTACCCGCTGAACTCCAGCTTCCGGCCGTCGTACAACATGGCGGTCAACCTGGTCGGCGCGGTCGGCCGCGAGCGCGCCCGCACCCTGCTGGAGGAGTCGTTCGCCCAGTTCCAGGCGGACCGGGCGGTGGTGGGCCTGGCCCGGCAGGTGCACAAGAACACCGAGGCGCTGGCCGGGTACGCCGAGGCCGCGACCTGCCATCTGGGCGACTTCATGGAGTACGCGGCGCTGCGCCGCCGGCTGTCGGACCGGGAGGCGGAGCTGGCCCGCGAGCGGGGCGCCGCCCGCAAGGCCGAGGCGGTCCGGTCGCTGGAGCGGCTGCGGCCCGGCGACGTGATCGTGGTCCCGGCGGGACGCCGCGCGGGCCTGGCGGTGGTGATCGACCCGGGGCTGGGCAAGCGGTCCGACGGGCCGGCGCCGCTGGTGCTGACCGCGCAGCGGTCGGTGCAGCGGCTGTCGCCGCTGGACTTCCCGCAGCCGGTGGAGCCGCTGGAGCGGATCCGCATCCCCCGGTCGTTCAACCCGCGCAGCCCGCAGCAGCGCCGCGACCTGGCGTCCACGCTGCGCAACAAGGTGCCCGAGCCGGACCTGAAGGCGCACCGTCCCCGCCGGGGCGGCGGCCAGGCCGCGGGGGAGGACGCCGAGATCGCCCGGCTGCGGCGCGAGCTGCGGCAGCATCCCTGCCACGGCTGTGACGAGCGGGAGGACCACGCCCGCTGGGCGGAGCGGTACTTCCGGCTGGAACGGGAGACCGAGTCGCTGCGCCGCCGGGTGGAGGGCCGTTCCCAGGTGATCGCGCGCACCTTCGACCGGGTGTGCGGGGTGCTGGAGCAGCTCGGCTACCTGGAGGGCGACACCGTCACCGAGGAGGGCCGCCGGCTCGGCCGGATCTACAACGAGCTGGACCTGCTGACCGCCGAGAGCCTGCGCGCCGGGCTGTGGGAGGACCTGGACCCGGCGGAGCTGGCGGCGTGCGTGTCGGCGCTGGTGTACGAGTCCCGCCAGCCCGACGACGCGTCCGCGCCGCGGACCCCGCCGGGGGCCGCGCGGGACGCGCTGGCGGCGATGGTGCGGCTGTGGGGCGAGCTGGACGCGATCGAGAAGGACAACCGGGTGTCGTTCCTGCGGGAGCCGGACCTGGGGTTCGCCTGGACCGCCCACCAGTGGGCGTCGGGCCGGCCGCTGGACGAGGTGCTGCTGGAGGCGGACATGACCGCCGGCGACTTCGTGCGGGCGGTCAAGCAGCTGATCGACCTGCTCGGCCAGGTCGCCGACGCCGCCCCGGAGGACAGCCGGATCCGCAAGGTCGCGGGCCGGGCGATGGACGCGATGCGGCGTGGGGTGGTCGCCTACTCGTCGGTGGCCTGA